aatgaaCACAAAATACCGCTACATCTTTTTGCTACTACATCAAATAGAAGCAGCAAATtattatagaaaattaaaaGGACACAGCTTACAGTTCACTTCATTTACCTGGAAAGTGAACAGTAAACTCTGTTTCATCCGCTTGGCTCTTTTCAGTAATAGTGCCTTCCCACCAACTGAGTATCATCAGCAACATAAATGAGGAGAGGATAAGTTATCCAATTATAAAGATTAATACAGAGAAGTGCAAGCCCACATTATGAGAACAAACTAATGCAGCCATTCAAAACTATCTCTTTGTCAGTGTTGTAGAATGATCATAGGAAAAAAGACAAAATCAGATGAAGGTATCAAAATgattagagaaaaataataataataataataataataagcaattttCTCCATTTCTATTTAGTGGGAAAGCTAGAAAGTATTGCTGCTCATTTTGGAGAAAGACCAAGAAACTTTTTGCCTCATCTTCGCTCCTGGGAAAGCTAGAAAGTATTGCTGCTCATTTTGGAGAAAGACCAAGAAACTTTTTGCCTCATCTTCGCTCCTCTCCTAAAATTCCTTCGCTTTCCAACTTATTTTTCCTGCCTCCAAGTCACCTCTAATCAGACTATCCAGCCCAATCAATTGATAACAAAGACTCACGAGGAATAGTGAGTTGACTTCATAAACCAGAACTCTAAATGGAACTGATATGGAAAGTTAAATCATGCTTAGCTATAGGTCATTTGAACATCAGATTTTGGTATCAAACAAATCTACAAGTTTAGAAAGTACTACAccttttaaaagttttagctGCATAAATTGTTATTTATAACCACCtcagaacaatatcaaaaattgCACTAAAACATCTTACCCATCTCTTATCCAAGCATCTACTCGATCTCCGATAGCCCAAGCATAGTTTTCTAGCTCTCTGCGTCGCTTTCTGGTTCCTTCAAATTTTGTAGTAGTCATTGGATGCGCAACACGTATTCTTGGTGGCTTGTCACTGTCATCCATTAGTGGTATCCACTCTTTAAGCTGACCGGACCCTACAAAACAACTCAGACGTTGAGTGTCTGATGAATCCCATATTATTGCAAAATGCAACACACACCGTCAGACCACTTGCAATTGATGGGGGGAAAAAATCCAATTGCCAAAAGTTCCAACAGGTGCAAAGGTTTTTGCAAGggccaaatgaaaaaaaaagactagTAGCCGCAAATTAACAAGTATTTACCATCATCAGGAAGACGATCATTATAGCAGACGTATGCTCTATCATCTTTAATATCAAGAACGCTCCCAGAACACCAAACTCCTCTAAGACCATCATCATCAACCGCAACCTGACATATTTAGCACAAGGTAAGGCAATAGCAACAGGTTCAAAATCTTCATTACAAGGAGTAAATGTTGCCGTGAGAACTTTATCTAAAGTTAGGCCACTCCAAAACCAGATCTCCTTTGTTTTCCAATAAACAGGTAATAGGAAACACTACCAGAGTGATTTCCACAAAAACAAACTGAAATAGTATAACAGAAATAAAATAACAACGAATAGAACTTTTTAAGCTTCAAATACAGGAACTCAACTAAACCTCACTTCTTACTATGGTGGAAAGAAGACAGGTTTTATTACAAGATTAACTAACCTCAACAAGAGATCCCTTTCGGATGCTATTTCCTTTAAGGCTTCCTAGCGAAGAATCTTCTCCAGATCTATTGAGTGGAATGTTGGCTAATATATCTGCAAATCAACTCTCAAATTAATAAAACATAAAGCCAACCAGCATGTTCAAGCGGTCGACATTAGCACATAAAATAAAGCTGCAATATACCTGTTTGATTTTCTTCCAACCGCAAGGACTCTTTGTTAGCAGAAAGTAACCCCTCACCAGCAAATTTCTTTACCTCTTCCTGATTTGATGGTTGTTCATTAGCTGGCTTGGCACCTGATGTCTCCTGCAGCTGCAAGATGTTTGAAGGTTTCTCGATTACCGAAGGGTGAGCCTTCCAATAAGCTTCAGGCCCAGATTCAACCAACTCAGTTATAGTTAGAGGTAAAGGATCTCCCATTGCAATAATTACTCCTGCTTGTGAAACAGCTTCAGCAGCAAGTTCTGCAGCTTTCAATACGGCATCCAAGTTCTCCATCCGTTTTCTGGCAGCAGAGGCGGCTTCAACCCTTTTTCTAGCAACTTCTCGTGCTGCTGAAATGATCGAACAAGAGCCAGGGGCCGTGCTCTTCCCTTTCAAGATTGAACCTGGAGTTACCATTGCCAAATTCTTACCCACATCGAGTTGTCCAGTTTCCAAGATTTGCGGAGTGACTGTTGTTATAGCTTCATCAGCCATCATCTTAGCCTGCAAAGCTGCTTCGGATGCAACCTTAGCAGCTTCAGCTGCAGCCTTCGCAACAgaggctgctgctgcagctgcaaCTGCAGCAGAAGCAAGTTTCTCTTCAGCTTCTGCAACTAAGCCCGAGTTCTTTTGTGTAGCCAAATGACTCCATATGCCTTGGCTATGCCTGACTGCTGCAGCAGCATGTGCAGCAGCTTCTTGTGCTTGCTTTTTTGACTGCTCAATTCTATTGAAGATCTCTTCAAATATATGGGGCCTTTGCTCAGTACCCCCACCACCTATTATTGGATAATTAGAAGAAGTAATCTGAGAGGTAGTAAGAACAAGGCCACCAGAGACAACCTTACTCGGATGACTAGGAGACAAAATAAGAGCTGGTGAAGATGAAGACTGGTTACTAGCAAGAGCAGCAGAAGCAGGTCCTGTCCGAACTTGAGGGGCACCACTAGGAGACAAAATAAGACCTGGTGAAGATGAAGACTGGTTACTAGCAAGAGCAGCAGAAGCAGGTTCTGTTTGAACTTGACGGTCACCACTGATCAGCTCCTGCTCCTCGGTAATTACacccttttttctctttcttggtTTCTGAGTACTAGCTGCACTCTTAGAAGAAGAAATGGCTGCCTTCTTCGGTGTTTCAACCTGTACAACTGAGGCAGCAGAAACACTTGCGGAAACTGGGTTGGATAGCAGAGTACTGGGTGATACAAGTTGAACAGTAGGAGCAGGTGAAATAGATGAATCCTTAGGAGGTGTTACTTTGGCTGTTTCAGCAGCAGGTACAGCCAGGGAGGCAGTTTCAAATATTGAGCTTTGCGATGAAAGAACCCACGAAGTAGGGCGGGGGGTGTGAGAAAACCAAGGTCCAGCATTGCCCGCATACTGCCTCATCTGTGAACTTGGATATGAATGTAATGGAGATAAACCGAAATCTAGATGGGTGCCTCTTGGCACACTTGACTGTAAATTATCACGTAAAGGCATAGCCCATGATGGTGAGGGCAAAGACACGGGGGGGAATAATATAGGGGACGGCATAGCTTTACTTACGCCTCGGCTAGAAGCTGACTTCAAGGATTTGCTTTTACCAGCACCGTCCCTAGTTGAGGCTTGTTCAGCAATCCGAGCACCTGCAGGTAATTTACCAATAAAACACTATACAATTCTGCGAAAAGAATATGAGAACttccaaaatcaaaaaatattttattacctTGCCGGGAGCCAATAGGTGTTTCAGAAGTACTTAGAGGAGACTTCTGGTTCTGATATCTTTCAACAGCAGCATGCCACAGTCCCTCCCACTTAGTCCTTCCACCACCTATATATGCATAGTACTATAATCTCTGCCTCTTTTAATAGCATTATCTATCATACTTTTTACACTATACCAAGATAAAATTAGCCATTTACTAAACAAAATGTACTAACCTGATTCTCCAAAGGCCGATATCATGCAAGCCTCATCTGGGGGAACTCCTTGACTGCACCATTTAATTTAACATGACTCAATGATGGATCAAAGGGAAACAATCTTTCAATAagaggtttaaaaaaaaaaaaactcacataAGTGATCCATAAACAAAGATTTGTGCACGCAGTTGCACTTGCTGTGAATCAGTAAAGGGTTGATGCGTCAATGCTGCAGACGAAATTGAAGTATTCAAGTCTGGCAAACTAGATGTCTCGCCAACTGGAGAAGAGGAGGCTTTGATCCTACTGCTCTCAGTAGTTGGATGTTGCTGCTTCTCCTTCGAATGCTTGGTGTTGCCTGTGAATTCAGCAATAGGCAAAGCACTCAATGGACTCTTATTACTTTCTATCATCTGCTTTCGCTGCGAGGTCTCTTTAGCAGCAACTGTAGAGGAACTCATCCTTTTGGAGGAACGACCTGATGCCCGTTTACTCTTATCTCCACCACTTTTCTCCGAATTATTTTTAGGAAGACTTCCAACTTCAGGATGCAAATGGTGTCCTTCAGAGTTCTTTTTTGAAACCTTAGCAGTTGAAATTTGAGAACATTGTGGTTAATAAAATTCTAGAGGCCTACAGATATACAATCAAATAACAATTCGAATAGAAAGTGATTCCAAGCTACATTAAgcgggtgtgtgtgtgtgtgcgggtgtgtgtgtgtgtgcaagCGAGCGAGCgcacacgagagagagagagagaaagagagatagagggagagTTGTTGTACCACAGTAGTTTCACTGGATTTGATACTGGGAAAAGGTTTTAACTCATTGCCGGTATTATTATCTTTAGCATCTGCATCTGGTACCAATCCAACCTCGAAGGAAAAGCTTTTATCATCTTTAGATGTAGGACTTTCCGGTTTAGATCTTTGACCAGTTTCAGAAATTTGAACCGGATTATCTAAAGCAGGATATGTACACTGTGACAATTCTTTGCTACCCTCCCCCCTTTCATCTTGAGAAGGTTTACTGGAACTGATAACTGTAGGCGAACCACAAAAAGGTTCTGCGGAACTTGGACTGTCCACTACATCACCTGCACCAAAATTAACCAGCAAAACTAAGTCAAAATCTGCTCTTATTGATCTGCAACAACTGAAGAGAAATAGCCTATTCTGAATATCTTCTGTTCACAGGGATAACCCATGATAGACTACATGTAGCCTATTATGAATATCTTCTGTTCTCATTGAAAGCCCACCAACACAACAAATTCGCTCCTACCCACTAAAGTCAATCCAAATCACAACGTGacatggaagaaaaaaaaaaaatttgaacagCACACAGTCAAAACACCTAGTTCATGTTTTCTCCAACAGTACAGTATTTACAGGCTGATTTGATGCCGTTTCCCTACAGTTCAAATCATGAACTCATTCCTGATCGATATATATAGGATAGCCTACAGATGATCTACAAACAAAACCTCAGGAGGAAAGAAGCAACAATCACAGTCTATCTTCTGCATGAAAAGGAAAACATAATCCTGCCCGatgtaaaaagttttttttttcctacaagaTAGTTTCCTCAAAAAAGGAAGCATTAATGACTGACCTGATGGCTGGGTATTCAACGAACTCTTTAAATAAGTTGAAGTTACTGCAACTTCCGCATTCTTATCACACGATTCAATGCAACCGGATACAGATAAAGATGACCGTTCCACTTCTTGCTCTACTACCACTGTCATAGGAGTATCATCAGAATATGTCTGGGGAGGAGCAGTCAAGTTGTTAAGGGAGGGCCTACTAGAATCGAGCTTGTCGCTCACAACTCCTGCTCAAAAGGATACATATCAGATATCATGACAATACATTTAACATCAttttgaaagaatatatatatatatatatatatatatatatatatatatatatatatatatagagtaggactgctgtgctctctgtgctcctgagccgttttcgatgatggaattttcaaatcgacgatcggctccgttaaacttgatctagcgtatttgaagtttctagaaaataatttttgcgatttttcaatatcatttacctagcaatcgaaaggattcaaaatcaataatttttaacggctgaaaataaaaatcctataaaaagtggtgatatagcactaaaattttcgatcagaaatattgatcttgttgtagatagtataaagaattttgtattaaaatttcatctgatttgaatacttctacaccattaaatttgaaaacggcagatatcaaccattaaaaattatggattttgaaacctttcgatcactaggtaaatgatatcaaaaaatcgcaaaaattattttctagaaacttcaaatgcgctagatcaagtctaacggagccgatcgtcgattcgaaaattccatcatcgaaaatggctcaggagcacggacctccgtgctcctgagagcacagcagccctgctctatatatatatatatatatatatattacaaagacCAAGCAGAAGAAAGAACATGCATTTACCAGAATTATCCTGAATCAAATTACTTGGTGATGAACTATTCATGACTGTTACAGTCTTTGTACTTTGAGCTTCAGATAGGCACTTCATTTCCTCCATAACAGTGGAACTTTCACTTTGGGATGTTCTGGGACCTAAACTAACGGGCAATTCTGCATCTTTTTCTCCTGTAGTAGAAATATGAGTGCTCAAGTGACCATCCTTAGATTCAGTCACCAAATTAGATATGTCACTCGTCTCGACTGACTTCTTGTTGCTAGAAGATAAATCATTCAATTCCAAGTCATCAGGTAAAGAAGGTGAAGTTTCCTTACGAATAACATTTTCTGATGCATCAAATGTAATTTCAGTTTTATCAATAGTTTCTTTCGCATCTTCATCTTCAGTACTCTTCATCGATACAGCTACTACAGCATTCTGGCAAGTTAAAGTCATTGGATCAGCGGGGAAGTCGTTCACATCCTCTCTTTCGGTCTCTGTTTCATGTTTTCTTAAATCTACCTCGATTGGGCTTTGCACTGTAACACCTGGTTTTGAAATAGCGTCCTCGCCCCCACTGGCAACCTGGCCCCTGGAGTCTTGCTTTTCTCCAGAAACCTCCCTATTAGAATTAAGCTCACTTTCTTCTCCAGTTTTGATTACTCCAGCATCTCTTGTTGAAAGAGGGTCCTCAGTATGGGAAACAGGATCCCTTGAATGATAGTTGGGTTGGTAATGGCCAATATCTTCATGTTGTTCACGTATATCAGAATGCTTACTAATATTTGCACAGCCATCCACAACTGAATGCTTTGACATAGTTACATCTGCTTCCACATCTAAAGAAGATATCTCCACAGCGTGCAGGCCAGTTTCTGTGTGAGTTACATTATCTTTGCTCAAAGTCTTTACTGGATAAGCAATAGATTCCAATAATCCATCAGAGCTCCCAGATAATAAGGATTCATTGGTTCCTTTCTGCAGCAATTCAATTGATCCCAAAGATTTCATGTTGCAAAGATCAGCTTCAACAGTGTGACTTTCAGAATGCTGATTACCTTCACCATCAAAAGAGGCAACCTGACTTTTAGCTTCTTGCTTCCTGTTTGGATGCAAATTATCTGCAAAAGTCCTATGAATCTCCTGGAGTTTCATTACCTGCTCAGAAAATAATTGATTATCAACAGATAGAGGAGAAGGGTCAGAATTATTTCCTTCAGTTTTGCCCTTTAAAGTATCTTCCAAAGGATTCTCATCCTCAAACACCTCAAAATACTCATCAACAACTAAACAGCTTCTTGATGTATCATTGGAAGATGAAGCCAACTTGTCATCTACGGTGCCTTTCTCGGCAATGGAGTTCATATCTGAGTTTGACTTCTCGCGCAACAAACTTTCACCTAATTCATATCCAGATTTCTCGTCCAGAGGAGTTTGAGAAATGTCTTTAACCTGAGGCTGACTTAATGCTACATCACGTCTGCATGAGGGATCCATATGGCAATCTATCCCATTCAGTCGATCATGTGCATCTCCATCCTTAGTGCCATCCTTATTGTGTGCCATATCATCATCTCCAACTGACCTCAGTAGCATTTCAACCGATTCGGAGGAAGTAGCCTCAGACCAGACATTATTGGTCCTAGATAGTGAACAAGATTCAGCTGCACTTGGACTAAATTCTATTGCACTGCTTACAGGTGAGAAGTCTTCAATCCAATTGTTTCCTTGACCTTGTATGCCAAACaaaacctctgtctcaactagATTGTCAAACCTAAGATGAACCTGAAGTTGCTCGTCGATATCAAATTTCGGTACAGCAAATGGCCGTAAACTGGGCGGAGATTTATTGCTGTCCTCCCCAATTAGCTGAAAGTTTTGGCTCTGAAAGTCATTGTCATCACAATCCATTGATGTATGCCTGcaacatcaaaaaaatataacaattaaatataaagataataaatagcTATAAATATGCCTGCTAACCATGTGCATTGTGCACACAGTAAAACAGTAAGAATCAAAAACATAACCAGGAAAGTTGAGAAAGTTTCATAAGAGTTAATACGTCCATACGAAAAGCAATTTTTACCAATCGAAATAGTTTCAAGTATCCAAGTAAGCAGAATAAACATAAATGACAATacggaattaaaaaaaagaattaaaaattctaatgtcATACCTAATAGAATTTTTACTGTCACCCAGCCAAATTCGGATGATCATCCAGGTTAACACAAAGAACCAACGGTGACAATGATACTCAAATAGCCTAAACTCATTTGACTTAATACCTCAATCAACCCGTTAGGCACAAACAACTTTAGACCTTAACAGAAAACCACTTCATACTGATTTTATACTTGTCTGCTGAAAAAGAACAACATTCGAGGCTTCACTATCCAATGAATATGTCGATTTTGGCATGTATTTCTTAGCAAATCGCTGGCATAGTGATTTACATTCAAGTGAGTTAATAAAGAATATTTCCAACaaaaaactacaaaaccacCATTTGAATTACGTGTATTGCTTTTAGCGGactaatgaaaatatttttaattcacTTATCAGTGATGAGACAAATCTATGTATCATACCAATTTAATCTCTATGTTATGGCTACATAATGTTGATCTGAAAGGTCTTATATAGAAGAGGATCCACCAAAGCACACCTGCAACCACCCTATTGAGCTAACCATCCTGTTAACCCGGATAGGTTGAAGACCAAGCAAGCTTGGACAGCTACCAAGAAAAACCCAATTCAAGTCCTGCCGTTTGTTTAGTATGAAATATCAAATAAACATTAAAACTTCTTGGAAAGAAACCCGCTTTCCCTATTCCTTATAACATTTCCTCATTAACACCAATTATCTCCTCAGACATCTTTTTCCACTGTTGCATATGAGGAAATCCTTGCCTTACTTTCACCTCCATCATAGCCCGATTACTTGGCTCCAGCGGTGACATCTTTCTCTGTTAAATCCAaccctctctccccctctcgcTGGACTACGGGGTAGTAATCGACCCAATGATAGGCCATGGCTCGAAACCGTCACTGTTAAATCGCGCAACATCTCTCTCAACAAATATGGAAAGAAATGAAAAGGCAAAGTTTGAATTTGGAGGAACCCTCACTGTTAGATTGCTTCTTGGAGAGCATCAGCGGTTTATGATAACAAAAGTTAATCCCTAAAACTGCATGCCTCATAAATATCCGTTTAAACGTAAATCGAGGAAAAATAcaattaaagaacaaaaaaaaacttcctgggtatatatatttctccgaaaccctaattcaagaaatagaaagaaaaggTATCGATAAAGACCCCAACAAGCTACCAGACGGGGCGCACCGTCCAAAAGAGCacaccaaaaaccctaagtttctcCCTAAGCAGAACAAAGAAGCTAGGTACGTGGCGGAAGCAGCAAGTGTAGAGTGGAGtgtggagagagaaagaagcgcGTACCGGGGAGAAATCGCCTAGGCTTCTACGACCCTCCATCCGTGGACGAAATCTTGTCCTTTGAAGCTCCGGACCCCAAATCCCACGGCGATCCGAGGGCTCATATCCCGCGGGCCATGAGCGGCGTCGAAAGGAGCCCCTCCGCGCCCGAAACCCTAGCTTCTTGGGCCCCCGCCATTAGGGCTTCTCCGAGAAGCGGCTTCTTGAGGGGGAAATTAGGATTAGGGGAGCGAGATCGAAAGGGGAGGGTTGGGGTGGAGATGGAGAGTGGGGAAGGAGGAGACGAAAAGCCCTTTTCTTTCTCgcactcctctctctttcttttttacacgctctttttccctctttgcTCGCCTCGCCTCGCCTCGCCTCGCCTCGCACGCGTTAGTGCTCGGAGCCGACGAATTAGGATCGAAACTTGAGGATTTGAACGGGGGCGGCGGTTCGAAAGGGGGCATGGGTTTGTCCGAATATTACGCTTTTACACACCCCCAATGTCTTATCCGCACGTGCCGGGGAATGACGTCATCCTTCTTTATTCGGGCTCCAAGGAAGTTTTGTATGGACCGTTTGGATGCGGCCCATTTGTACCAGTCCTTGGAATCCAACtactcaaaaataataataataataaataaataaataaataaataaagacaaaaaaatatgtaaagagACACCTCAACTATGGGCCAATTCTAAAATTGCAACTCTTTACGCCGCTGTATTTGGTTCGAATATAAATCGAaactatttattttgaaaatagatataaatttatatataaataagaactaattaattttatgtttggaaggaaattaatttatttctgaaaataagataaatagtatttgaatagtAAGACTGgaataagagagagaagaattataattttaaattaaaattattttataaaattaattaacatcaaaatattaattaaaaataatttaataaaaataaatttactagctatgaatattatataagataataaaagtaaaaaaaaattaattagagtaatacaaatattaatggttgataaatataaatattaatttatggataaacatattaaattattaataattaattagctaattaatttttttcattatttaagcaatagataataatttaaatttattaattagattaattaataatataatatcataattaaaattaaatttggactttaattaatcttattctcatttgggaacaagcttgtttcagaaaaaagataaaaatagcaGTTTCAGGCTTACACCGAGTTATACCAGTTTATTCCATGAACCAGAAAActacaattttctttttagatatgaaaatttatgtttgaaaaTAAAAGGGTGGACAAGAGCTTATTTTTCCTTGTTCCTGAACCAAACATTGCCTTAATTAACTTTGTTTTTTCATCTTAATTGACACTccttaaaattctatttttaaaaatttaagatttatagATAATTACAATAAAAACATTTTATTAAACTTTCTTGCTCAGTTAGCTATTAttggttaattaat
This genomic interval from Ananas comosus cultivar F153 linkage group 8, ASM154086v1, whole genome shotgun sequence contains the following:
- the LOC109714130 gene encoding uncharacterized protein LOC109714130 isoform X3: MDCDDNDFQSQNFQLIGEDSNKSPPSLRPFAVPKFDIDEQLQVHLRFDNLVETEVLFGIQGQGNNWIEDFSPVSSAIEFSPSAAESCSLSRTNNVWSEATSSESVEMLLRSVGDDDMAHNKDGTKDGDAHDRLNGIDCHMDPSCRRDVALSQPQVKDISQTPLDEKSGYELGESLLREKSNSDMNSIAEKGTVDDKLASSSNDTSRSCLVVDEYFEVFEDENPLEDTLKGKTEGNNSDPSPLSVDNQLFSEQVMKLQEIHRTFADNLHPNRKQEAKSQVASFDGEGNQHSESHTVEADLCNMKSLGSIELLQKGTNESLLSGSSDGLLESIAYPVKTLSKDNVTHTETGLHAVEISSLDVEADVTMSKHSVVDGCANISKHSDIREQHEDIGHYQPNYHSRDPVSHTEDPLSTRDAGVIKTGEESELNSNREVSGEKQDSRGQVASGGEDAISKPGVTVQSPIEVDLRKHETETEREDVNDFPADPMTLTCQNAVVAVSMKSTEDEDAKETIDKTEITFDASENVIRKETSPSLPDDLELNDLSSSNKKSVETSDISNLVTESKDGHLSTHISTTGEKDAELPVSLGPRTSQSESSTVMEEMKCLSEAQSTKTVTVMNSSSPSNLIQDNSGVVSDKLDSSRPSLNNLTAPPQTYSDDTPMTVVVEQEVERSSLSVSGCIESCDKNAEVAVTSTYLKSSLNTQPSGDVVDSPSSAEPFCGSPTVISSSKPSQDERGEGSKELSQCTYPALDNPVQISETGQRSKPESPTSKDDKSFSFEVGLVPDADAKDNNTGNELKPFPSIKSSETTVVSKKNSEGHHLHPEVGSLPKNNSEKSGGDKSKRASGRSSKRMSSSTVAAKETSQRKQMIESNKSPLSALPIAEFTGNTKHSKEKQQHPTTESSRIKASSSPVGETSSLPDLNTSISSAALTHQPFTDSQQVQLRAQIFVYGSLIQGVPPDEACMISAFGESGGGRTKWEGLWHAAVERYQNQKSPLSTSETPIGSRQGARIAEQASTRDGAGKSKSLKSASSRGVSKAMPSPILFPPVSLPSPSWAMPLRDNLQSSVPRGTHLDFGLSPLHSYPSSQMRQYAGNAGPWFSHTPRPTSWVLSSQSSIFETASLAVPAAETAKVTPPKDSSISPAPTVQLVSPSTLLSNPVSASVSAASVVQVETPKKAAISSSKSAASTQKPRKRKKGVITEEQELISGDRQVQTEPASAALASNQSSSSPALILSPSHPSKVVSGGLVLTTSQITSSNYPIIGGGGTEQRPHIFEEIFNRIEQSKKQAQEAAAHAAAAVRHSQGIWSHLATQKNSGLVAEAEEKLASAAVAAAAAASVAKAAAEAAKVASEAALQAKMMADEAITTVTPQILETGQLDVGKNLAMVTPGSILKGKSTAPGSCSIISAAREVARKRVEAASAARKRMENLDAVLKAAELAAEAVSQAGVIIAMGDPLPLTITELVESGPEAYWKAHPSVIEKPSNILQLQETSGAKPANEQPSNQEEVKKFAGEGLLSANKESLRLEENQTDILANIPLNRSGEDSSLGSLKGNSIRKGSLVEVAVDDDGLRGVWCSGSVLDIKDDRAYVCYNDRLPDDGSGQLKEWIPLMDDSDKPPRIRVAHPMTTTKFEGTRKRRRELENYAWAIGDRVDAWIRDGWWEGTITEKSQADETEFTVHFPAGNSLVVKAWNLRPSLVWKDGHWIEQSRVRDKNTKPYEGDSPYEKRQRLGQLESESHLDNSKKPEEFGHFNVSEKDRIFTMGKNVRKEDSTGALGVKRTGLQKEGSRVVFGVPRPGKKRKFMEVSKHYVADKADKTDEANNPIKFAKYLMPQTSRGWGASKVDPKGKRSSEPKPRVVKSVKSQNSQGRISGEKENLSVTTMSASNVGDSAFGSSFSNQGSNLEKKSALDLGSSRNSAKTTDGSLVDSNVEPSVGHPASKKKPSTPSEPEIGGGGKLTSAVETSTVNEHKAFENFGRTNLDAIQPRRSNRRIQPTSRLLEGLQSSLIISKIPSVTHDKGARGQHRGASSSSSRGSTFG